GCAAACAAGTATATCTCCAGCCGTAACAGTCTTTGTTAGAGGACAGGACTACATTGCTCTGTATCTCTTCCCAGATGGATTGGCAAATAGACTGTGTCCTGGGTGGGCTGAGTCAAGGTACCAGCTGTGGGGGGTTGTTTGGCCTCTCATGTGCTTTGCACAACAGGTGTCAAGGGGCCATGACAGTTCTTTTGTTATATAGGCTGAGAGGATCTTGATTTGTTCACACCCATCACCCTTTCtccatttgtttgtgtggtggATCTCCTGTAGTCCacaatcagtgtgtttacatgtgtttcaATAGCACAGTTACAATTGGCTTTCTGCCAGTgagctgatttcttaactgtctGCTAAACAAGAAATCTGTAACCAGAACAGAGATTAGGGAAAATCCCATTTCCCCAGGTAGTTTTGCCTGAAGAACACCAATATCTCTGCCATAACGAGGTTTCTAATCAGctgacaacagacagaaaaagggGAGTGGCTGGATAAAAGAACAGATCATTATATGGAACaataatttctatttaaaatgcGCCCACCTTAAATCCAACTAAGTCAGGTTAGAACTGTGaaagtgtaaatatttatttccaaCATAGAACATTTGAGTATTTGTTAGATTTTGTGTTGTGAACAAAggagaaatacaaacaaaaatctgGGCTTTTCAAATTAAGTCAAAAGTAGAGGAGAAATCCAACTAGTAATCTgctgcatacagtacatgtatatgaggatatactgtgttttgtgttttccaggaCCAGACTGCTGCCTGTATGCCACCCAACCACGATACCAAAACTATCTCACTGAGAGCACTGGGCCATGTCGACGTGACGGTGAGTGTATCTATCGatgcagaaaaaacatttttagattCCATCTAGTCAGATTTCCATGACTCTATGATTACTTAATCCTTCATGCTCGGCTTAAGAAATGCTGACGCGTACGTTTTGCCTTCACCAATCTTCTCATCTGTTGAGAATCAAAACAACGTGGGGGCATCAAAGGCCAAGAAAGCAACAGAGGCAAACTGTCCTGCTTTAGCTCTTGAAACATTCAGGGAAAGCGGATGAAGATGACATCAATATAGTTTCCTAGGATTGTTGGCTGTTTACACCTGCACATTCAGTAAATACTGTCCTGTAGCAGCAAGTTCATACACACGCCAAGGTAACCTGCATTTAAAAAGGACAACTGCAACACGTTGTTCCCACTGTCCTGACCTCAGCAAGACTATTTCCCTATTCTGAACAATTTCAAGCTATTTACAAACAGCTCATCAAACGGATGAAGAGCAAAAAAAGACTTAGCCATCAGCATTACAGGAAACTATTTCAATCAAGGTCAAGATTCAAAGAAAAATGAGCTCAAATGAGCATTAACTTAGACTTTGATCCAGCCAACACCCTCCTCATTCTTGACAGGGtcgtgacctctgaccttgcTAAAGAAGGAAGGCAAACGAGAAACTTAGCAGTAAAATGTGTGATCATCTGCATAGAAACGGACCGTACATTATGACACTTCCTTACGAACAGCGCTGTGTATCGTTCTTTGAGCGTCTGCCCTGCTTTTTGAGAGTTATGATGTAAGCGTGGCCCAGTGCCGCGGGGGTGGGGGGGCGGCTGGGTTGCTGGGCCACAAATGATGTAACACCGCAGGGAGTCGAGTCTCACCTTGTTTCTGATCTGGGCCAACCCATTTAGAATGGGACACACTCTCACCCACATTATTAGAGCAGTTATACAATGGTGGGGAGAAAGTGATTCAATTATATCAAGTTGATCTCCTACCAAGAAACGACTGCCATGTCTAAtgcaaaaaaatctaaatgactCAGTGAATGCAGACATGTGTTGTCAGTGACAACATGTGTCACAGATTGTGTTTTGTGAGCTTCCTGGAGCGCTGACCCATTTTGAGGCAACATGACCTCATGCAGGTGTTTTTGTAGAGACAAATATGCTGAATTGTAAAGATTCAAGTGTTCTAACCTTTGATGGCTGACTCCACCCTTTCAAACTCCAGAAATATCCTGACAGCTTCGTCGTCTGGGACATCTGCGATCTGAGAAGCAgaatgtgcttttgtgtttgtcttgtttgatCACTTCATGAATGACTTTATGACTCATTTAATCTAGTCCCATTCCTTCATCCAGGTCTCTCACCtcaaaaatgacacatttcacCACTTTGCCGTATTTCTCGCACTCTTCTTTCGTCTCTCCCTCCAGGTCTTCATCCACCTCTCCTCGGCCCACCATAttctacaaaacacacacagaaatataggACCCACTTTCATTGGACTACAGGCAATAATGAGATCTAGGGCCTCGTATACAGTTTTATAAAGCTGAGGTTTTCTCATTCACAATTGCATCACACGCTACTACTgactttaaacatattttcaccATTATTCTGCGTGTTAACAATGTGAATATaccatttgcacacacagacgTACCCTTAACAGGACCACTTTGGTGGGGTTCTTGAGGATCTCTGTGAGTGGATTTGTCTCCGTCTTCTTGCCCGGGTCAGCTGGTtgggttgaaaaaaaaaaaaacaactaactaAAGGTcacactgttttcatctttctctcttcacATGATTATCAACAGGCAGTGGGATAAGTTGGATGGAGCAACTCAAGGAGTGTAACAACAGTTTTTATCATTACTGTATTGCTGTCACAATGCATCTGACAAATGAAACAATTCAGCACGTTCTAATCAAATTCTATTGAAAAATACAGCTCTGTGGTTGTTGAGCGATATCTACTTGCCCAGTTGACACTGCTGGCTGTTCTCAGTCTactttaaattacagttttttttcctcagttgtacagtacatgctactgagaagagaaaaaaaaaaaaaaactcaaatatgTCACAAGTGCAGCACCATTGTTAACATTCTAGGATATCTGAAGCAGGAGAATGTCTTGCTCAAAAGAACACTGAAATATACCCATACAGTGTATAAAGCTTAAACTGAAAAGGAGAGGATTAATTGTTCATTAGAAAAATTCTAATTTGAATAATCAGATGTGTAGGCCTAATTGATTCAACATTTTAGTAATTTCTCAAACTGAAattctaaacatttttacagcttCTAAAATGAGAGACTTTGCGATATGTCTTTAGTTATATAtcactgtaatttaaaaatgtaagacTAACTGATCCATAACTAACTGTTctgcaataaatcctccttAACTAAGGTGATGATGTTAAGTTTTTTGTCCAAACAGAGGATTTATGGAAAGACTGTGGCATTCCATCAGTATAAGTAAGTATCCTGGCCTCCAGGGGCAGAATATCCAAGTGTGGCAATAATTCAATGTAAACTTACACTGATAGAAGTACTTAGAGATACCTCACTTTGAAGTtgcatctgctaaatgattaaatgcGAATGTAAATGTTGAGTACTGTAAAGTAGGAAGCCTGACACCTAGTGGCCACAAGAAAACACTATTCAGAAAGATGTAAAGATAAGTTAATTATTCctttattcctctttttttattaattattattttatttgaccaTTCTCTACCGTTAGAATATTAAGGATACAAATAGGTtagaaaatcagaaaacaaagcaaaacctGGATTATTTAAAAAGCAGGCAAGTGTGATTCAGAAGCAGAGCTTTTGGAATAGGATTCACAGCTCAGTTTAGGCtgaccaaaaaaagaaacatcttgCAATATGCAAAGTCCCTTTATATGATCAACAATGACTGCTAAAATGCCAAAGGAAACTAagctgaaaccaaaacaaaagccaaaatTGTATAATTAGTGTAGGCTACAAAGCGTACTATTATAACTAGCGGAATAACGTGAAAAACAAGTCACTCACTGCCATGTGATGTCTTAATGCACAATTCAATAAACATGCATGACAATAGATAAACACATACATGGATaaacaacatgcaaacatgcactAGAATAAATAAGCCAAACAGTACATTCTGCATATGCGAGAGAAAATGGGAATGAGGCCAACCTGCAGAGCCTCCGACTGAAGCCTCAAGACCCCCTGATTGGCTGGACCCTGCTGCTtagtcacacacagaaacacacacatgtagacaaaatggaaaaagtaaaaaaatgggCACACAAGGTGACACTGAAGtaaaactgaagctgaaaatgTCACTACTGACTTGTCACTCTGTCACAGGTGTAGCGCAAGAATACACATGAGGACCAAACACTGTGGCAACTTAAAACTTATGCAAGACTGAGATGAAATGTAACTAGAAGAATAAGACACTTTTTATTGGCAACTGACGGGTAAAAATAACTTGAAAGCAAGCAAAGTGAAGAGGTGAAGAAATGAACTAAAACAAGAGAGTGGCATTTTAATCATCATAAAACATGAACTGCTCTATATCTAAgttacaaaaacagacaaatgtgactttccacaaacaaacagctcctgtagctgtggatcagaccaTCATAACGTTCAGGAGCAATTTTAGACTATTCTTCTTTCTGCTCAGACATATTGTTATTGTGTCTGGTGTGAAAACAGTAATTTTTATAAACCAAAATAGCTCTAATTGACACATCTAACCTGGTTTTATTGTCTAGACTCTAGATATTTATACCTAAATTATGGTCCAAAGTATTtatgtactttttcttgccactatcAATAAGGAGATCCGTAGTAGAAAAAGaactacaataaataaataaaataaataaaatgctactTACGCTTTTCTGCAGCGTCTCCTACAATGATCTTTCCACCTCTTTTGCTGGTCTTCTCGACAGACAGCGCTGTACTGAGACCCTGCTCGTGCTTGCCCAGGCCCTGCCCTTCTTTAAAGCCGTACTTCTGCATGATCTTATGGGCCACTGTACCCCTGTGAGAGCAGACAGGGAGTCgattttctgttatttcaaGGCTGTTTGCCACCACTGTAATTTACTCCTTATTAAAGGTTGCATGGAAATCATCTGCTGTGGATTTACACATACTATGTACAGCTGACAAGTCCATATTAATTGTAAAGTGTCATAACTTGATATATAGTGAAAAAAAATAGTGAAAGGAAAAGATACAAATAtgcaggggtgtgtgtgtgtgtgtgtgtgtgtgtgtgtgtgtgtgtgtgtgtgtgtgtgtgtgtgtgtgtgtgtgtgtgtgtgtgtgtgtgtgattcaccCACCCCATGTTGGCAAGGAAAGAGCTAGTTGGTCCAGGTGGTGAACGTGGCCGGTCTGAGTCCTCATACATAGGAGGCGGGATGGCGGCTTTAGCACCTCTGGCAGGACGACCTTCATCCTCATAGGAAAATGAAGAGGATCCtacaaatagagaaaaatacaaCCCCTGCTGACATGTGCGTAGCACTATACTATGGAACCCAATTAAGATATCCAGTTAAAATCTCAGTTCTAggtcatttctgttttcatcaggtTACATAAAATGCATATTTGGTTCAGCCTCTGAAGATATAAGCTCTGAGACAAACTTGAACTATAGATGATAATCAAGCAAACACcaactctctcttcttccatcaACAATAACCAAAATCTGAATGATGTTTCAATTGAGTAACACCATTATTACTTTACAGAGAAATTCACTGTGgccatttatttaaattttaaatggaGGCTGGTAGTTTAAATGATCACTGTTGTTTCTCTCACAGATCCAAATGGTTTGAAAGAAAAACCTGCTGAGAGAATTGTACTGACACCAGCTACAGGGCTCATGAAGCTCAGTGagaatataaaagaaaattcaaCCAAACCTCCACTAAAAAAAATCCAGGTACATAGGACAcctttttaatgatttaacaaAATTCCAACACAGTTTATCTCCTGTTGTCCGTGTTGTTtggtaattttcttttcttacaaaATTCTGTTTAATCAGAACATCAGACTTACCATCTCGGTCCACAAGTGATGAAGGAGGAGCAATGGCTGCTCCACCCATacctgagaaagagaaaggaggacttaaattcattttcattaaggTACACTTTGATTTATAGATGTTGGTATCTTGAAAAGAGTAGTTTTGTCTTTGAGATTTAAGACTTATTTTACTAACAATACAGGTACATACTATTATCGTTCCTACATATGTATTAATAGCTATAACCTTAAGCCAATATTGAGAAATACTCACTTcgtttccttctctccttctcatactcctcctcctcatctgagTCGCCCTCTGCTGCTGGGAAACGAGAGAAACCACTCGGAGCGCCACCATCGTGTCTGTCTTTCCTCATCCTGCAAAACACCAAGTTCCAGGTTAATACAGGAGTGCTgtgtttcttcactttcttACAAATTACTATTACGTGATGATAATAACCCAACCGTAGATTCATTATGATAAACAATTTATGATTCTTTATGTGAATCAATAGATACCTTCCTGTATTTAATCTGAACAATGTTGTCACATGCACCTCATACACTATATTCTATTGTGTTTAATCCTTGCATGTGTTTTATGGGCAGACTAAACATGCATGGCAatacttttctctctcctcgATCTCCTTCTGCcgctcctgctctctctgcctctgtcgCTCTTCTCTGTGTCGCTTCATCACCTTCTCGTAGTCATTAGGAAACATTGGGTCATACTCGTCTGCGAGTGGTATCAGGACATCACCAGACGAGAAACCACTGGGTACTGCATCCTGAAGCAGCCACAAACAAGATATCCAATAAATGCGAAGGAGATGGACATAAGCATGCActaatcatttaaaatacattttaaaaaaaaaacacttatgaCCCGTTCACTGTATAAAACTGACCttcagtccagcagcagcatgtggAGGAGTATCTGTGATTTGTCGCTCATCACTGGAGCCTCCTCTCTTTAGATCAATGACAGGAGCCAAGACAGTGCCTTGCTTCATCCGTTgggtctacacacacacacacacacacacacacacacatagacaaacGCACAAGCATTGAATATACACTTTCTGGTTGTGTATTAACTCAGATACTGCAAAACCAAAAGCCTCAACCTAATCTAACACGGGTAGAAAACTCTTTGTGAAGGGGGTGGGCACAAGTCGTACCTTTGCCTGGGTCAGCGCAGCCTTCTTCACCTTCAGCTGGGACTGCAGCAGCTTGAAGTTCTTAGACCATCCTTCGGTCTTGGTGTCATTTGCAGCCACACCGAGGTCATCATACAGCGACATTGCTGCCGATCAGCGCTTCTGTTACCTACAAGCAGAAACAGACTAATTCAATCTATGCTACGTCAGAAGCATCGTTCTGCAGTACTCACAGAAAGTAAGATTTGCAGAAGtggttaattatttatttaataaattcatCACATCACCACTTGAATTGAAGTAGTTAGCATAAGATCCAGCAGGCCTGAATAAACCGGCTAACTAACAGCTAACATAAGTGAAAGCTAACTGAGCTACTTAGCCATACCACCACTTAACGTTAGCTAGCACATATCGGAAAATTTTCACgcaaattcaatttatttaaactgGTTTTCAACCTACCACTAGTGAAAAAAAACGCCTACAACATAACGAGCTTTAACTGCACATTTGATAAAACTACTAGCTAGTCCTCGCCGGACGTGACGGAAACGACACAACAACAAACCTAAGCGCGACAGTCGACGACGTTTTGCCTTCATCTCTCGCTCCTGCGCCACCCAGCGGCCGGATGACTCAATCGCCATCAGCTGTACACGCTGTTATCACTCTAGTCCCCCTTTAAGTGTCACTGTCCGGCCGATTAAGGTGTTTAACCTTCTCCACCAGGTTCTCTATTACTAATTCTAAATTGTGGTAAACAAAACTTTAATATAGTTACATTTTAAAGGTCTAGTTTCTTAATATGCTTTGGGCTGTAATTCGGATGTGGATGACAGTCAAAGACCCTAAACCACCTATTCTACATGCATTAGGAGTTAAAAAGAGGAAGCGAGAGCAGAAGTCGTGTAATTAAGTCTGGTCAAACAGCATAATCATAGCTGTGAAATGACAgagaatttccccaaggagcttaagaaagtaataataattataatattttggAACTATTATTATGACTCATGTTGGACCACAGTTTCAGTCTTTATGAAGGAGTTATGTCACTGCAGGaagttgtgtaaaatgtgagaTGAGG
The window above is part of the Anabas testudineus chromosome 23, fAnaTes1.2, whole genome shotgun sequence genome. Proteins encoded here:
- the rbm17 gene encoding splicing factor 45; the protein is MSLYDDLGVAANDTKTEGWSKNFKLLQSQLKVKKAALTQAKTQRMKQGTVLAPVIDLKRGGSSDERQITDTPPHAAAGLKDAVPSGFSSGDVLIPLADEYDPMFPNDYEKVMKRHREERQRQREQERQKEIEEREKMRKDRHDGGAPSGFSRFPAAEGDSDEEEEYEKERRKRSMGGAAIAPPSSLVDRDGSSSFSYEDEGRPARGAKAAIPPPMYEDSDRPRSPPGPTSSFLANMGGTVAHKIMQKYGFKEGQGLGKHEQGLSTALSVEKTSKRGGKIIVGDAAEKPGSSQSGGLEASVGGSAADPGKKTETNPLTEILKNPTKVVLLRNMVGRGEVDEDLEGETKEECEKYGKVVKCVIFEIADVPDDEAVRIFLEFERVESAIKAVVDLNGRYFGGRVVKACFYNLDKFRILDLGEQV